A window of the Oscillospiraceae bacterium NTUH-002-81 genome harbors these coding sequences:
- the dnaN gene encoding DNA polymerase III subunit beta gives MKIICSKSDLLRGVNIALKAVPSKTTMTILECILIDASKSDITFTSNDMELGIETTVKGLIKERGVVAIDAKIFSDIIRKLPDNDVVIETDEKFNTTITCEKAKFNIAGKSGEDFSYLPYIEKNEPVVLSQFTLKDLIRQTIFSIADNDNNKLMTGELFDIHENMLKVASLDGHRISIRRVELKEAYEDRKVVVPGKTLQEVSKILSGEADSTVKLFFTTNHIVFEFDDTVVVSRLIEGEYFRIDQMLSSDYETKVTINKREFLDCIDRATLLVKEGDKKPIIINITDEGMELKINSQIGSMHEEIDIEKEGRDIMIGFNPKFLIDALRVIDEEKITIYLMNPKAPCFIRDEEKSYIYLILPVNFNAAANA, from the coding sequence ATGAAAATCATTTGCAGCAAATCGGATCTGCTCCGTGGTGTCAACATCGCACTGAAAGCAGTTCCTTCCAAAACAACCATGACCATCCTGGAATGCATTCTCATTGATGCATCCAAAAGCGATATTACTTTTACCTCCAATGACATGGAGCTTGGCATCGAGACAACTGTCAAAGGACTGATCAAGGAACGGGGCGTTGTCGCCATCGACGCAAAGATCTTTTCTGATATTATCCGCAAACTGCCGGACAACGACGTGGTCATCGAGACAGACGAGAAATTCAACACCACCATCACCTGTGAGAAGGCCAAGTTCAATATCGCGGGCAAATCCGGAGAGGATTTTTCCTATCTGCCTTATATTGAGAAGAATGAACCTGTCGTTCTGTCCCAGTTTACGCTGAAGGATCTGATCCGCCAGACGATCTTTTCCATTGCGGACAATGACAACAACAAGCTGATGACCGGTGAGCTTTTTGATATCCATGAGAATATGCTGAAGGTGGCTTCCCTGGACGGACACCGCATTTCCATCCGCCGGGTGGAGTTAAAGGAAGCTTACGAGGACCGCAAGGTGGTCGTTCCGGGCAAGACGTTACAGGAAGTGAGTAAGATTTTATCCGGCGAAGCGGACAGCACGGTGAAGCTGTTCTTCACCACCAACCATATCGTATTTGAATTCGACGATACCGTTGTGGTTTCCCGCCTCATCGAGGGCGAATATTTCCGCATTGACCAGATGCTCTCCAGCGATTACGAGACGAAGGTTACCATCAACAAGCGGGAGTTCCTGGACTGTATCGACCGTGCGACGCTTCTGGTAAAAGAGGGAGACAAGAAGCCCATCATCATCAACATTACCGATGAGGGCATGGAGTTGAAGATCAATTCCCAGATCGGTTCCATGCATGAGGAGATCGACATTGAAAAAGAGGGCCGGGATATTATGATCGGCTTTAACCCCAAATTCCTCATCGACGCCCTTCGCGTCATCGACGAGGAGAAGATCACCATTTATCTGATGAATCCCAAGGCGCCCTGCTTTATCCGGGATGAGGAGAAGTCTTATATTTACCTGATTCTTCCGGTAAACTTTAACGCTGCGGCAAACGCGTAA
- a CDS encoding RNA-binding S4 domain-containing protein — protein METIKLRTEYIKLGQALKAAGLVESGVDAKEKIVGGEVQVNGAVELQRGKKLYDGDVVSFHGEEIRIEK, from the coding sequence ATGGAAACAATCAAATTAAGAACAGAATATATCAAGCTGGGACAGGCGCTGAAAGCAGCCGGTCTGGTGGAATCCGGTGTGGATGCCAAGGAAAAGATCGTGGGCGGAGAGGTGCAGGTCAACGGCGCAGTGGAGCTGCAGCGCGGCAAGAAGCTGTATGACGGAGATGTGGTATCTTTTCACGGAGAAGAGATCCGCATTGAGAAATAA
- the recF gene encoding DNA replication/repair protein RecF: MVVKSLDLKNFRNYHELHIDFDPFTNIFYGNNAQGKTNILESVYLGGTTKSHKGSKDRDMITFTEEESHIRMLVQKKNLTRRIDMHLKKNKTKGIAVDGIPIKKASELFGIVNLVFFSPEDLNIIKNGPSERRRFIDLELCQLDKIYFHNLSNYNKILIQRNKLLKDIAFHPEWMDTLEIWDMQLAGYGSKIIKRRHSFVEQLGEIAGDIHENLTGGREHLSLLYEPDCPADALYEQLKKNRDKDIRYKMTSQGPHRDDLCMQVKDVDIRKFGSQGQQRTSALTLKLSEIELVKRVIHDTPVLLLDDVLSELDSSRQNYLLNSIHDIQTLITCTGLDEFISNRFTINRIFRVEEGTVTTEN; the protein is encoded by the coding sequence ATGGTTGTAAAATCACTGGATCTGAAAAATTTCAGAAATTATCATGAACTGCATATTGATTTTGACCCTTTTACGAATATTTTCTATGGGAATAATGCCCAGGGAAAGACGAATATCCTGGAATCCGTGTATCTTGGCGGGACGACCAAATCCCACAAGGGCAGCAAGGATCGGGATATGATCACCTTCACGGAGGAGGAATCCCATATCCGTATGCTGGTGCAGAAGAAGAATCTGACGAGACGGATCGATATGCATTTGAAAAAAAATAAAACGAAGGGCATTGCGGTGGACGGCATTCCCATCAAGAAGGCGTCAGAGCTTTTCGGGATCGTGAATCTGGTGTTTTTTTCCCCGGAGGATCTGAATATCATCAAAAACGGCCCTTCCGAGCGGCGGCGCTTCATCGATCTAGAATTATGTCAACTGGATAAGATTTATTTTCACAATCTGTCCAACTACAACAAGATCCTGATCCAGCGCAACAAGCTGCTCAAGGACATTGCCTTTCATCCGGAATGGATGGATACGCTGGAGATCTGGGATATGCAGCTGGCCGGCTACGGATCCAAGATCATCAAACGACGGCACAGCTTTGTGGAGCAGTTGGGAGAGATTGCCGGAGATATCCATGAAAACCTTACCGGCGGCAGGGAGCATCTGTCCCTTTTGTACGAGCCGGACTGCCCGGCGGATGCCCTGTATGAGCAGCTGAAAAAAAACAGGGACAAGGATATCCGCTATAAGATGACATCCCAGGGCCCCCACAGAGACGATCTGTGTATGCAGGTGAAGGATGTGGACATCCGGAAATTTGGTTCTCAGGGGCAGCAGCGGACGTCGGCACTGACATTGAAGCTCTCGGAGATTGAGCTGGTGAAGCGGGTCATCCATGATACACCGGTTCTTTTACTGGACGATGTGCTGTCTGAACTGGACAGCAGCAGGCAAAACTATTTGCTGAACAGTATCCATGATATACAGACCCTGATCACCTGTACCGGGCTGGATGAATTTATCAGCAACCGGTTTACGATCAATCGTATTTTCCGGGTGGAAGAGGGAACCGTAACGACAGAAAATTAA
- the gyrB gene encoding DNA topoisomerase (ATP-hydrolyzing) subunit B — protein MSTQNEYGADQIQILEGLEAVRKRPGMYIGSTSSRGLHHLVYEIVDNAVDEALAGYCDKIEVSINPDNSVTVIDDGRGIPVGINHKAGKPAVEVVFTILHAGGKFGGGGYKVSGGLHGVGASVVNALSEWLEVTIYHEGKVYQQRYERGHVCYSLKVVGECEPEKTGTKVVFLPDKEIFEETVFDYDVLKQRFREMAFLTKNLKIELVDLRTEPETRKVFHYEGGIREFVTYLNKSKTALYPEIVYCEGTKDDVYVEVSMQHNDSYTESVYSFVNNITTPEGGTHLTGFRNALTKTLNDYARKNKLIKDSDPSLSGEDFREGLTAIISVKIPEPQFEGQTKQKLGNSEARGAVDAVVSEQLEIFLEQNPSVAKTIIEKSVMAQRARDAARKARDLTRRKSALETMSLPGKLADCSDKDPKNCEIFIVEGDSAGGSAKTARSRNTQAILPLRGKILNVEKARLDRIYGNEEIKAMITAFGTGIHEDFDIAKLRYDKIIIMTDADVDGAHISTLMLTFLYRFMPDLIRDGHVYLAQPPLFKIEKNKKTWYAYSDEERDSILAEIGRDNTIKIQRYKGLGEMDAEQLWDTTMNPETRILLRVNMNEEQSSEIDMTFTTLMGDKVEPRREFIEQNAKFVKNLDI, from the coding sequence ATGAGTACCCAGAATGAATATGGTGCAGATCAAATTCAGATATTGGAAGGATTGGAAGCAGTAAGGAAACGGCCGGGCATGTATATCGGCAGTACGTCCTCCAGAGGACTACACCATCTCGTATACGAGATCGTAGACAATGCTGTCGATGAGGCGCTGGCAGGTTACTGTGACAAGATCGAGGTGTCCATCAATCCGGACAATTCCGTGACGGTCATCGACGACGGCCGTGGCATTCCGGTGGGAATCAACCACAAGGCGGGCAAACCGGCGGTGGAGGTGGTATTTACCATTCTGCATGCGGGCGGTAAGTTCGGCGGCGGAGGATACAAGGTATCCGGCGGCCTTCACGGCGTGGGCGCGTCTGTGGTAAACGCCCTGTCCGAGTGGCTGGAGGTCACTATTTACCATGAAGGAAAGGTTTATCAGCAGCGGTATGAGAGAGGCCATGTGTGCTACAGCCTGAAGGTTGTCGGCGAGTGTGAGCCGGAGAAGACCGGTACCAAGGTTGTCTTTCTGCCGGATAAGGAGATCTTCGAGGAAACCGTGTTTGACTATGATGTGTTAAAGCAGCGGTTCCGGGAGATGGCTTTCCTGACAAAAAATCTGAAGATCGAGCTGGTGGATCTGCGGACGGAGCCGGAGACCCGAAAGGTATTCCACTATGAGGGCGGTATCCGGGAGTTCGTCACTTACCTGAACAAGAGCAAGACCGCACTGTACCCCGAGATCGTTTACTGTGAGGGCACCAAGGACGATGTGTACGTGGAGGTTTCCATGCAGCACAACGATTCCTATACGGAGAGTGTGTACAGTTTTGTCAATAATATTACAACGCCGGAGGGTGGTACCCATTTGACCGGTTTCCGTAATGCACTGACCAAGACACTCAATGATTATGCGAGAAAAAATAAGCTGATCAAGGACAGTGACCCCAGTCTTTCCGGAGAGGATTTCCGGGAAGGTCTGACGGCCATCATCAGTGTAAAGATCCCGGAGCCGCAGTTTGAGGGACAGACGAAGCAGAAGCTGGGCAACAGTGAGGCCAGAGGTGCGGTGGACGCTGTCGTATCCGAACAGCTGGAAATCTTCCTGGAGCAGAATCCCAGCGTGGCCAAGACCATCATCGAGAAATCCGTCATGGCCCAGCGGGCAAGGGATGCGGCACGAAAAGCAAGAGATCTGACCCGCAGAAAATCTGCCCTGGAGACCATGTCTCTGCCGGGCAAGCTGGCAGACTGCTCCGACAAGGATCCGAAAAACTGTGAGATCTTCATCGTAGAGGGAGATTCCGCCGGCGGTTCTGCCAAGACGGCCAGAAGCAGAAATACCCAGGCCATCCTGCCTCTTAGAGGCAAGATCCTGAACGTGGAGAAGGCGAGACTGGACCGGATCTACGGCAATGAAGAGATCAAAGCCATGATCACCGCCTTTGGTACGGGCATTCATGAGGACTTTGACATTGCCAAGCTGCGATATGACAAGATCATCATCATGACCGATGCCGATGTGGACGGCGCCCATATCAGCACATTGATGCTTACCTTCCTGTACCGGTTTATGCCGGATCTGATCCGGGATGGCCATGTATACCTGGCGCAGCCGCCGCTTTTCAAGATCGAGAAGAACAAGAAGACCTGGTATGCATACAGCGACGAGGAGCGGGATTCTATTCTGGCGGAGATCGGCCGGGATAACACCATCAAGATCCAGCGGTACAAAGGACTGGGTGAGATGGATGCGGAGCAGCTGTGGGATACAACCATGAATCCCGAGACGAGAATTCTGCTTCGGGTGAACATGAACGAGGAGCAGTCCTCAGAGATCGACATGACATTTACCACGCTCATGGGCGACAAGGTAGAGCCCAGACGGGAGTTTATTGAACAGAACGCCAAGTTCGTAAAGAATCTGGATATATAG